A stretch of DNA from Carya illinoinensis cultivar Pawnee chromosome 12, C.illinoinensisPawnee_v1, whole genome shotgun sequence:
CAAGATGCGGATGGATCTCCAGCAGTTACACAATCAGGAAGGGCGCAATTGAAGGAGCGTCAGAAAGTTTTCTTTGTTATGGGAATCATTACTGCATTTAGCAGCAGAAAACGAAGAGAGTCAATCAGAGAGACATGGATGCCCCGAGGTTCATTCAAAACTTAATTGCCATTATTTCtgattttatgtttaaaatagATTTTGAAATAAACTTATTACTGATACTCTTTGGTTGTTTTTCATTTTAGGAGAGGGATTAAGGAAGTTGGAAATGGAGAAAGGAATTATAATACGGTTTGTCATAGGACACAGGTatttttcttgaactttcgaGATTGTTGCATGCTACATTTGCTTGCTTCATAATGATAATCTTGACAACCATATTGGTTTATATATGGTGGCCACTAGTGCTACTTCAGGTGGTGTATTGGATCGTGCTATTGATGCAGAAGATGAGCAATATAAGGATTTCTTACGATTGGTATGGTAAACTGCTTGGGACCTAGCTGACCTGTTATCTCTAGTCATGATATTATTAAACCAAGAGCAGACAATGATCTGGTCACCTAGTTGACTCACTGGTTCAACTAGTGGGTCAGTGTTTGAACAGGGAGCTTGTTTAAAACAGGAAAATTGGCAATTTTGATGAAATTTGGGAATTAAAGTTCAAAAATGTGGTAAGAAAGTTACAACGCATACAAGAAGAAATATACGTATAAAGAAGTATGTATTTATCTAAGTACAAAGTACTGAGGCACCATGATCAAATCTCATTTCAGTCTTTCTTATTTGTCCCAAATTATGAGGACTTGGAAAATTGTTTTATGACATTGAAACTCAATCTTAGTTTGCTATAGGGCTTCAATTAATATATTTGAACTCAATGGCAAGGAATCCAacatcactttttcttttctttttcttttttttttcacctataaaaaaaaatgtgatgttGGATTCCTTGCCATTGAGGATGCAATATTTTAACATAATAGAAGAAAATAAGGGTCGGTAGATTTTCAACAAGCTGTCATAATCTGCTTTCCATAACAGTTAGAATTAGCAGGTTAGCCTTTGATTAAAATATCTGCTCTAAGTTTATGCAGAGTTACCTCTTTACTTGCAGAATCATGTAGAAGGATACCATGAATTGTCATCAAAAACTCAAATATACTTTTCAGCAGCTGTTGCTAAGTGGGATGCTGACTTCTATATAAAAGTTGATGACGATGTGCACATAAATCTTGGTTGGTGTACACTGTCCTAAATTGTCTCTATCATGAAAAAATAGCTGCTGTATTGGGGTATGTGATTGATATTAAACTATTTGCTAGGTATGGTTGGTTCTACCCTTGCCCGCCATAGATCCAAACCACGGGTTTATATTGGTTGTATGAAGTCTGGGCCTGTCCTGTCACAGAAGTAagctgtcattttttttttttttccgttgaGTTTGTTGAGTACTTAGCAATCATCATTTATCAGATGTACCTTTGGCTTCTAAATGCAGAGGGATCAAATACCATGAACCAGAGTACTGGAAATTTGGTGAGGAGGGAAATAAGTATTTTAGGCATGCCACGGGGCAAATATATGCGATCTCGAAAGATTTGGCAACATATGTTTCTGTTAATCGGTAAGTTCTTGCCGTAAATCATTCTATTCCCTTCTGTGCAACTTAAAACTATCAATCATAAATGTTTTTCCCCTCCAGGCACATACTTCATAAATTTGCGAATGAAGATGTCTCTTTGGGTTCTTGGTTTATTGGTCTTGACATTGAGCACATTGATGATAGAAGCCTCTGCTGTGGGACACCCCCTGGTAAGATGCTTGCAGATCTGCCCGTGAGTTTGCAAATAATGAAGTTCCTTTCTTTGTTTCCCTCCAATTATTACTTGTTTTTATGGTTACAACTTTTGTATCACTGGATGGAGTCAAAAAGCCTTAGCCAATATCAAAGCTTAAGTTCACAAACGCCACAATATCACAAGCTTATTGATTTGGTTGAAATATCACATGCTGTTTGCAAAGTTCTGAACGAGCTCTATAAGCCCGGCTCCAAAGATCCACAGGTTGAATTCTTTCATGCTAAAAGTTTGTTTTCTGCTGACAGATTGTGAGTGGAAGGCTCAAGCAGGAAATCCCTGCGCCGCATCCTTTGACTGGAATTGCAGTGGCATTTGCAAATCAGTAGAAAGAATGGAGGGGGTGCACCAGCGCTGTGGCGAGGGTGATGAAGCTATCTGGCACACCAGTTTCTGAAACAGCTCTCCATTGGTTCTAATGTGTCTGAAACAACTCAATCTGCCCCATTGTTGGTTCTAATGCCTTGGGACGGTTGGTATATGATTGAATGAATTAACCACTGCACATAGAGATTCTCCAAGTCAGGAAATATAATGCTAATTCTTTTGTTCCAGGTTCAAGTTCTCGACTGCTTGTCCAAATACCAAACAAATTTGCAGTTGCTTCTCTAATTATATCAACTAAAACAAACACAATTAAAGGTCCTTTTGCACTATAAGAGAAAATCATTTGTGCATTGCAGACAAGGAATAAAGGGAATTGGCCCAAAAAATCACCAGTTAGCAATCCAGTGGACTAGGTTATAGGCTAGCCCCATTTGGTTTCCTTTCTACTCTTTTGTATTTTATCGTCTTTTCAGCCATGGCTTAATTCTCTGACTTCAAAAGAAAGAAGTTACAGGTGAGAACATCAAATGCTGGCATTTTCCTACCAGGTGTGAACCCCAGCTCTGAtggctttgttttgttttctgatCTGACCAGGCAATAGTCTAAACAAGAGAAATTCAAGTTTGATATTAGGAGGGAGTCTTTAACAACTTATAATAACAGTCaataatctaaaataataagattacaGCTTTGAACTATTTTAGTTTTTGCCTAGTCAAACAATTTACAGATCTAGAGCTTCTGAAATCCGTACAAATCAAGAGTCAAAGACAAGGAAAATAGTAATCTAAAACTTCTTAAATTCTTATCATATTTTGCTATAATTctatatgttattttttacaATTGAATAAATTTACCATTGGCGATATTACAATTTACCAGTTTCACGTGTCCAATGTTagaataatttttaagttgaaTCTGACCAAATTATAGTCAAATCAAGAGTTTGGTCCAAATCCAAATGGAGGACCTGGTTGGTCAGTGTAGTGGGCGAGATGAATATCGGCTGTCTGCTTCTCACTTGCATCTATTTCTTAAATTTTGacgaaaataaaaagaaaaacgatGTTTgcagttttattttaatataatttttttagaaagtaaaaattatttttttaattaaaaatttcatttcttttttaaaaatatatataaaatttatatattttaaaattgtatctaatattaatataaaatatttgtaataccgaatcatattttttaaatgtacgAAGTTCAAATTTATTGATAGGATGTTTTAATAACTTGAAGCCCATCAATTAAATCCAAGCAAATTAATGGTAATggaatcaaataaaaattatattaaaaaataatattttatttaattttaaactttaatttaaaacCATTTAATCTCACTTTCCAAACTATAACTCATAAAAAGTTACTACTGGTTATAGATGGATGCATCAAAATAGTCCGACATCAATCAAAAGTTATTTCCAACTCCAAGCTATACTTAATTATTGCCACGTTATACGAAATCAACCGTCCGAATAAAATTCAGACGTGGCAAGACGTGAACCGTACAAAATCGACGAACGAGGACTTTTACAATCTCATTGGATCGCCAAAGTCCATCTTAATGATCAGTAAAGACACAAAAACCTCATAGTCATAGACAACTTTATATaagagatattttatttttaaaacggtgtataaattatataattcatattatttaaataataagatttgatttataagatttaaaatttaatatttttttaaaattaaattatatcatataaacacTTTATTATACGTGTTATTTACAccgatttataaataaaacttttttatataaaataaatcaatgaaGAACTTTAGGGACATGATCAATATATACtttctttctatatattataatgtattTATTTCTCTCTATACAAAGATATGAATATATTTAGATTAAGGACacatgttatttattattgaaGAACATGTTAATTTTTGGTAGAACTAAATTGTCACAATCATGTTCATAATGACATGATGGATCAAGTTCACTGTCAAATTAGGTATTTAAGTAACTTCTTATTGTCTTCTACTTCATGAGATGTCATATCGATTGTCGAATCTTTTAAAGCTTTTCATATGTTCCAAAAGAGAGgctctatatatatgtgtgtgtttgtggCCGTCTGTTGCTTTTCATATGTTCCAAAAGAGAgcctctatatatatgtgtgtgtttgtggCCGTCTGTGGAGGCTTTCTACCAAACTAGAAATCATTGTAGTAGGAATACTTTTCAGCCTCCAATTCTTTATAATGGGTCCCTACTCCCATTAGTAGCGCATGAAACTCACCTACTTGCATTTTGGAAATCCTGaaaaatgccttttttttttggggggggggtcTCAAACATTACCCTAATTCAACCGTGTGTACCTCGTGTCATGATGCAGAAACACTAAAAAAAGGTCAAAAATAGTGtgcatttttcttccttcttcatTGAACAATTAAAAGTGTGTAccacaacaaaagaaagaaaaacaaccaACGTGAGGAAAACATGTAGAGATGTGATTTGATAGTACTTTGATGGTGGTCGGTGGTACAGGATGTGAGATGTTTGTGTGTGTTATAAACCACATTGATAGTGGTCGGTTCAGATAGTGATTAATGATTATATGCTTGTGCCTCATGTGTTATATACCACAATTTTGGAAATACCAAGGGTGGTGGTTTAATTATTCTTGGGTTGCTCTCAAATGGTTTGGCAAGTATTAGGTCATGTTGCAGTCGGATCCGAATATAGATTCACTCTATTGGTATTAAGCATCCGCCTAAAAAATTATCGAATTTTTTAGTGAGAGTTGGAGTCTAAAGTCATGGCTCAAATCTAAAGTGAGAAAGCACCTAAAATTTATTTCCGTCTGGGTCTCTGAGTCTCTCTTATTAAATTTTTAGTTGATAAAGTATTACTATAGTAGTCATACCCAGGTAGTGAAATCACCTCCAGTTGCACCTCTCGTCGCCTCCTGTTATCAtttttaagtgaaaaaaaaCAAGGAAGCTCTAACAAATTACAAGCAAAACCAGTTTTGCTTTGTTAATCTACAAGCATTGTTGATGATCAAACATTCATATTAAACAGTTTAGTAAACACTTATCTCTGCAGGGCAGAGAGTTGGGTGTCGGACATCGATTGACAGCCATGTCTCGAAAGAAGAGTATAATGTATGTGCCTATAGTCAGTAATTGTCTTGAAAGTATATTAGAATTGTGAGGTTAGATTATAATGCATCATTTTCTATACCACACATccatatatgatttattatttttatttttttatttaaatacaaatatattaatatgtaaatatgtgtatttaaataaaagaataaaaatgacaaatcacatattGATATGTAGTGTAgggatgataaataatatttatagcatAATTAATAGTCTCTTCTAgcaaaaagaggagaaaatggAAGACATAAAATGTTATACACGCCACATGTAGATTAtgacaaaattttttatctcatttaattattataatctttttaaaattttatacaaaataaaataaataatttaaattttttaaatcttaaaataaaaataatattaaaaaaatattttaataatattttatttaattttcaactttaatcttatctcatctcatatgtgaAAACAATCAACGTTTTGCCTATGACTTGAATAAATCAGACTTGATAATATATCTACTTAATAGTTAAGCAACTTTTGCAATTAATTAAGGACCAACTTGTTACGCGAAAGCTTCAACAACTTGACTGTGAAGAGCGGTGAGGGGGACCTTTGAATATACAGCTGTGCACGTTAATTTATGTTGGCATAAAAATAAACAGGTCAAAGTGTTGAATCCACTTCTTAAGACAATTTCTTCTATGGTCTAACCAAGTGTATGAAATAGACTTTTCTCTACTCGTTTTTGGGTAAAGTTGACGAGCATGGCTACTGAGGCCGGAACCTGCAACGAAGTTCATCCTCGTCCAATGTTTCGGTTCCCTAATTTGATGTCAACCAAAGTGCACGGAAtattgttttattgttattaaatcAGCAAAGTGCCCCTTTGCTATACCTTTAACACGTGCttttaaagtgttttttttttttttttttttgaaaaacttgggtcttaaagaaaaataagaacttTTAACTTTGGaggataataataatagtaatggaTAATGgatctatcaaaaaaataataaaaataaaataaaaaagtggcgTGCTTTGGAATATTATGAATACAAGCGATGGTAAAAGTTAGACAAgaggtttatatttttatcatatattaataagatataaatatcttataatagttattattatttatataaatcttttaaaataaaattaactatttaataaatattttaaagtttacttTATATGTTTGTCTCAAATGGAAAATTACAGAAAACTACATTGATCGCTATCAATAGGATAGCACTACAACTATCGACGATAGTTTTCGAGAGATTCTTTAATTAgtgtatttattatttctttttcatatatttttttaatatcttttttaatcattaagtaattcttaatactattaataaaataattatttaattattaaataaaaataaaaataaaaatatttttttttattgaaaccaATCATCGGGATGTTTTATGCATTTTCCCTATCAATATACACCACAAAAAATGCAAGCACAAAATGAAAGGTGTGGAAAGGTTGAGAAATGCAAAAAAGAAAGGCGTGTGAACGCGGACGCGGTGACAACAGAGCCGTAGATTATACAGCAGAGATGTGATACAGACTGTGGAGTGGTAATGAGCAGTCAGCCGTAGATTAGGTCCAATAGACCGTacgttttcatttttcaaagcacatttttttttttagcagaaGTTCGCAGTTGTTTGGGGGGTAAATTTCCGCGTCCGTCGCGTTCTCTGggttatgtgtatatataaaacCTTATCCGTGTAACTTtcccttttaaattcatttcctCGAGCATTTGTTGCGCATCAAAGATAACTCTTACCCCTCTAAACATAGCGCGCGCGCACAAACAAACAGCAGCAATTTGCCCAAAAGCCAAAAACATCTCTAAAGAGCctgaaaataccaaaatttcGGGCCTACGGTAATCCCAACACAACGTCTCTCCACCGCTTATCTCGAAATCCTTATCCGTAGCTTCTGAAAATACTTTGTCTTCTTCGCTGGCTGCTGCAAGAACTCGTATCTAAATCTCATCATTCAGTCTTCACCAAGCTTCTTTctctgtttatttatttttcttttctttaaatttatatttcgaCTGAATTTATTGAGGCTGGTTCTGGGGGtttatcttttatcttattccctctccctctccctctccctcccttGAAACCCTCGAATGATCGCTGTGCTTTGACTTTCACCAATCCGATTGAATCGAGAgttctttcaaatattgtttctatttttttttattttttatttttttctgggtCTTCGTTGAGTATTTAATTCGGGCGTCCCCTCGTCTCATTGTCGGGTTTCTTTGGTTATGGCCTTGCTTTCGGCTTTATTGGAGATTTTGCGGAGACCCACAATGGTGGGTATGCTAAGCGAGCTCATGATGTTCATAACGCCTCTGTGGATGGCGGTTATTGTTGGGGTTTTGGTTGGATGGGCATGGAAGCCCAGATGGGCCAAGAATCTGGGCAATTGCTACGTGTCCAAGGACGCTTTGCCAGCGTCACCGGCCTCATCGATGACCACGTGTTTCGCTTCCATTCCAATCTTGAAGTTGAACACCTTGAAGTTTCAGCTGCCCAGCTGCGTTTCTTGGACTGCCGATGATAAGGAGAGTCTCTCTTTGCCACCCGCTGCCACCAAATCTGATTCCAGGtttgtttggtttgtttttgttatttaaGCGATCTAGTGACTTGGGCTTTGCTAATAAttcatttcttatcatttctTAATACTTTGGTTAAGGAGGTGGAAATAAGTCCAACTGTTGAATTAAGATTTGGGTCATGTCATTGTCTAGAAGCtagatttgttttttctttggtttcGATACGGAGCTACGAGCAAGGCAGCTCTGCTCCGGAAAGAAAGAAGCCATCAGGTCATTTTTAGCTaatgtgaatttgaaaatttccaATCATGGAGTTTGAATCAGAGCATGGAAATGGCAATTGAGAATGAAACTGTGATCTTCTAACAACTTTACTTTAATTGGGCAGTTTGTCACAGCACGATGCTGAAAAATCGGCTTGGGTGACGGAAGAGGATTTAGAGCACATATGCCGGCTAGTTGAGGAAAGTGATGGTGGCCCTGCTTGGATTCAGATGATGGACCGTTCTACCCCTAGTATGAGCTATCAAGCTTGGCGTAGAGACCCTGAGGTgcctttctttcatttcttgggCTTCCCACCATGAATATGTAGTTTATGAACAATTAATTATGTCCCCAccattatttattaaaagaggATATGTATTTTGAGAACGACCACAAAAAAATGTAGTTTGATGGCGACATGATGGGCTTGTGGAAGTGACTCTAGCATCATATTAGTTTGGAATGTAACGTTTGTGCACTCTTTGATTTACTTTTTGGTGTCTTTGCTAGACTGGCCCTCCACAATATCGGAGTAGGACCTTGTTTGAGGATGCTACTCCTGAGTTGGTGAGggaattcttttgggatgacgAGTTTCGAGTAAAGTGGGATGACATGCTTATACATGCTACAACCTTGGAAGAGTGTCCCACTACAGGAAACATGCTGGTGCAGTGGGTGCGAAAGGTAAGGAGAGCATTTCTTAATCTTTAGATGCTTGTATTGCCCTTGTTTCATTTGCTTGTGTCTTACAATGTTTTCTATGTTGCAGTTCCCCTTCTTTTGTAGTGATAGAGAGTATATAATAGGCCGTCGAATCTGGCAATCTGGACGATCTTACTACTGTGTAACAAAGGTATGGGATGATTTCAGCTTATTTGGTATTATCTAAAACTGGCAAAGTTATAGTTTTGAAGTGTGTTCTTTAGTTTAAGGAATTAGGCACttctgtttgtttctttttgttgtATTTGCTGAGAGGGAAAATGCTTAAGTTTGAGATCTGTTGCACCTAGAAGTGTCTTCACATTTATCTACTTCTGTAGTTTCAAATTGTCTTCGTAGTTTCAAGAATGTATAGTCAATTGGACAAACAGATGTAGTATCCTTCAGATTCTTTTTTGTGTTCTAACCACTTGTTGCAATGCAATTTGATGCTGTGACATGATATATGATGATAGTTGTTAGTTTTCTAAGTATGATGGTTTATGTAGCTTTATAACTACTGCATCTTTTccggagggagggagagagagagagagagagagagagagagagagagagagagagagagagagagattctgtTGCAAATGATTTTCCTGTAGCATCAAAACTTGGGCAATGTGAGGCTAGTCACAAGTTATGTATCATAAGCTTTATTTGCACATGGcacttttttttcctcaaattgtTAGTAACAATAAAAAGTTGCACAAAAACCATCCGAGGAATTGATTTCTTACAAAAACCACTCAAGGATGAGTGGAGGACATATGGAGTGTCATAAGCAGCATGCAGCTAACTCACGATTCTCAATGGCATCCTTCGACTtcatttctctatttgtttacCACTGTTTATAATTTTGGCTaaatttgatttcttgaagTTTCTGAATAAGGAATAACCTGTTTTCATGTTTTCTATCATCTTAGGGAGTACCCAGCTCCTTGGTGCCAAGGCGCAACAAACCTAGACGTGTTGATTTGTACTATTCAAGTTGGTGCATTCGTGCAGGTAATATTAGTTTTACCGTGCATCTTTTCATCATGAAAAGTGCCTATATGTATTCCTCCCATTTTTGTGGTGTTGTAAAAGTGGAACGCCTTCATTCTTAGTTTTGAATCTCGCTGCTGCAAAGTTGGTATATTTTTGGTTTCCACTAGTGAAAGAGGATTAAAAAGAAAACCTGTGAATTTTCCTAAGATGGGTATCTTTCTTGAGACATAATGGTCTGTGCCGCAGCAGcttagattattagtattttctCTATGCTATTTCTCGTGGTCTTGGACCAAATCAATGACTGAGACGTGTTTCTGTTGTATATTTACCAGTTGAATCGAAGAGAGATGGCCAGTTGACTGCATGTGAGGTGTTGCTATTTCATCATGAAGATATGGGTATACCATGGGAGATTGCAAAGCTTGGGGTTCGTCAAGGCATGTGGGGTGCTGTAAAGAAGATTGACCCCGGTTTACGCGCATATCAAAAGCAGAGAGCATCTGGAGCCCCACTATCACGTTGTGCTTTCATGGCCCAGATCAACACCAAGGTCAGTGCAGACTACGTGAGATCATTGGAAAACAACAGCAGTGATTCGTCTGAGGTTGAAAAGCAAGACTCATCTGGGAACCAAAAGGAGAAAAACATACCCAAGCTTCTAATTGTTGGTGGAGCAATCCTCCTTGCCTGTAGCCTTGACCGGGGGCTCTTGACTAAGGCAGTTATATTTGGAGTAGCCAGAAGGTTTGGGAGAATTGGAAGGAGGTTGTGATTGAGAATGCTTTTCGCGTCATTCGAGAGATACCGGCCACTTCTTTGTTGCAGTGAAGTGAGAAACTGCTCAATGATGGATCTCCTACTTGCCCCCTTTTTAGAGGATAGAAAACATAATTCTTTTCCTATTGTTTGAGCTATAGAGCAGCTTTAGATTGGAGAAGAGAAGACCGCTCGTAGATGTAGTCGTCATAGTTGGAGATGTCATTAAGGATCTCATGCTCCAGAAATAACAAGAATATTCAAGTTCTTTCATATTCATGTCCTCGGTCTTTTTCATATTTCCTACGTGGCTTCATCCTTGTGCATTATGactaaaagaaacaaacaacaGAATATGAATACATTGATAATTTTCAGAGCATGATGCATTTCCTTAAAAAGAGttgattatgaatttttttttttttttgcaagagTTTATTATGCAATTACTGGTGCCCTTTACAAGCAAACTCGTATTTTTTTGTGATATCTGCCTTGGAGCTTCTTCATGCATGGCCACTTTCCAATCGAGGAGAGGATTTCGACCGAGACTCTAAAACTGGTCGAATGCGTATGGGGTTTGGTTTACAAAAGAGTTGAGGATACACAGAGAGCCATAATGCATCTAAGAAAAATAGATGCCTCATGGCCTCCCATCTGTGGGTCATGGAGGACTGAGTGATATCAAAAGGCGAGCCTGGTGCCCTCTGGTTCGCTGGGCCCATGCATCCCTGAGGTAAGCTCTGTTTCTTTCGTTGCATGTGGCTTAGCAAATCCCCGGGTTTCTCACAATTCATGTATGCACAGAATCATATGTTTATTGCGTAGACATGCGATCATCCCCTGGGACTCCCTATGTAAAGTTCCTTTTAAGGCATAGTATTCAAGGTCTTCGGATCTCAAAATTAGAATTCCTTGAGCACGTATCCCAGTTCTGTTTATGCTTCCAATTTGTCACTATTACCCTACTATAAAGCCCAAGACTTTGAATCTAAAGATTGTATAACTCTTGAAAAACTCCGACTTCTGTTCACACCCGAAGCTTAAAACagtcttttgttgttgttgacaTTGTTGTTTAGGCTGAGGATAACTTAATCGAGAAATGCTACTTTGCATCTTAACATCTTATACTAATATgagatttgtcatttttgtcctatttaaatacacatatttacacaaaaatgataaatcatatAGTGTGTGCCGtagagatgataaatagaaattTTCAACTTAATTAGATCCAAatgaactaaaatattttaattaaataaatcagaTGTTATTTGAAGAGCACAAAACGGTGAATGGTTAAGCACAATCTTGTTGAGTCACTTTGTAAACCCCACTACTAATAATACCTGAAACCTTTTCCCTATCtccaaatttttttctctctagaaAGAACCCACCCAGTGGACAGATTGGCCCCACCCCCCTGAGTTGGTGCTCCCGATTAGATGCCGGGGGACAGATTGACCCCATGGCCATTTGCCCCACCCCGCCCACTCACATTGAAACACAACCgaaaaagaacaacaaaatcCAAAACCAACCCAAGTTTTTCACCAAATCCGCTGATCTATCTAGAAAaccaccaacaacaaatatacaAAGTTACAaacatagattaaaaaaaaaacatttcagaAAAAATCGCAACCTTCTGCTCCTATTAGACCATGATGAGGTCGTGGGTTTGAGCAAAGAACCATGACCAAACCATGACCATTTTTGGCCCACGGTTGTCTCACAGTCAAAatcttcaaaaagaaaaagtggaggagaaggaaaagCGGATGAGGAGAAGACGGAGGAGGAGGTGAACAAAATAAGAGAGAAGGGAAACCTGGAGGTAAAACAAAGTTACATAAGGGCTAAGGGAGAGAGTAGAAAGGAGAGGAGAGAATGGCATTGAATTAGGATTTTGCAGCTTTCTTTATATAGAACACAGTCAACCATCAAAATGACGATCGTTTTGGGGTTAACACTATTTTATACTtccaaatttacttttttaatatatatatagagaaaaatgataatatgattACCAAATATACCCATCAAATGATCtcactcatatatttttttttcttaataattaaataagtagttattagtgatttttttttcataattaaacACATTTGGTGAATATATTTGATAATACCCTAGCATTGtccacataaatatatatatatatatatatattatacatatatatatatatattattgggcCTGAGGAAACCCCGGGCAGGCCAGGGCTGGACCCTGGCTTTGTCCTGACAACCAAAAGTGTCCACATATCGCTTAATACTTGATGATTTGTATGGTCTCATGATCTTACATATCTCTTAATACTTTTCGAAGAAATTTGGGTCTTGAATGAGGTTTAAGAAGACGCATTCTTTCTATCGATAGAAAATCTGAGGGGCCTCTGTGCATAGTGGAGATCAATCCAATTCGTAGAGAGCACTCATCTTTTATTTAGGtgctttttaccttttttttgcGTTTGAGTCCTCATCATTTTACTAACGAAGTTACGAAACTGTTTCCTAGTGGGTTGGACCAGATTCATTTCGTACCCAATAGGATCGATTGCTCATTTTAAT
This window harbors:
- the LOC122289489 gene encoding beta-1,6-galactosyltransferase GALT31A-like isoform X2; this encodes MLSLFWAIPNPVTMDEEALSVEKHQSSALHPIENCERKDSSVQAGDILSRVSQTHDVIMTLDKTISSLEMQLAAARASKSQDADGSPAVTQSGRAQLKERQKVFFVMGIITAFSSRKRRESIRETWMPRGEGLRKLEMEKGIIIRFVIGHSATSGGVLDRAIDAEDEQYKDFLRLNHVEGYHELSSKTQIYFSAAVAKWDADFYIKVDDDVHINLGMVGSTLARHRSKPRVYIGCMKSGPVLSQKGIKYHEPEYWKFGEEGNKYFRHATGQIYAISKDLATYVSVNRHILHKFANEDVSLGSWFIGLDIEHIDDRSLCCGTPPDCEWKAQAGNPCAASFDWNCSGICKSVERMEGVHQRCGEGDEAIWHTSF
- the LOC122289489 gene encoding beta-1,6-galactosyltransferase GALT31A-like isoform X1, giving the protein MGLSRPHKAGNGVSTRWVSILCIASFFLGVLVVNRFWAIPNPVTMDEEALSVEKHQSSALHPIENCERKDSSVQAGDILSRVSQTHDVIMTLDKTISSLEMQLAAARASKSQDADGSPAVTQSGRAQLKERQKVFFVMGIITAFSSRKRRESIRETWMPRGEGLRKLEMEKGIIIRFVIGHSATSGGVLDRAIDAEDEQYKDFLRLNHVEGYHELSSKTQIYFSAAVAKWDADFYIKVDDDVHINLGMVGSTLARHRSKPRVYIGCMKSGPVLSQKGIKYHEPEYWKFGEEGNKYFRHATGQIYAISKDLATYVSVNRHILHKFANEDVSLGSWFIGLDIEHIDDRSLCCGTPPDCEWKAQAGNPCAASFDWNCSGICKSVERMEGVHQRCGEGDEAIWHTSF
- the LOC122289489 gene encoding beta-1,6-galactosyltransferase GALT31A-like isoform X3, which produces MDEEALSVEKHQSSALHPIENCERKDSSVQAGDILSRVSQTHDVIMTLDKTISSLEMQLAAARASKSQDADGSPAVTQSGRAQLKERQKVFFVMGIITAFSSRKRRESIRETWMPRGEGLRKLEMEKGIIIRFVIGHSATSGGVLDRAIDAEDEQYKDFLRLNHVEGYHELSSKTQIYFSAAVAKWDADFYIKVDDDVHINLGMVGSTLARHRSKPRVYIGCMKSGPVLSQKGIKYHEPEYWKFGEEGNKYFRHATGQIYAISKDLATYVSVNRHILHKFANEDVSLGSWFIGLDIEHIDDRSLCCGTPPDCEWKAQAGNPCAASFDWNCSGICKSVERMEGVHQRCGEGDEAIWHTSF
- the LOC122289488 gene encoding uncharacterized protein LOC122289488 is translated as MALLSALLEILRRPTMVGMLSELMMFITPLWMAVIVGVLVGWAWKPRWAKNLGNCYVSKDALPASPASSMTTCFASIPILKLNTLKFQLPSCVSWTADDKESLSLPPAATKSDSSLSQHDAEKSAWVTEEDLEHICRLVEESDGGPAWIQMMDRSTPSMSYQAWRRDPETGPPQYRSRTLFEDATPELVREFFWDDEFRVKWDDMLIHATTLEECPTTGNMLVQWVRKFPFFCSDREYIIGRRIWQSGRSYYCVTKGVPSSLVPRRNKPRRVDLYYSSWCIRAVESKRDGQLTACEVLLFHHEDMGIPWEIAKLGVRQGMWGAVKKIDPGLRAYQKQRASGAPLSRCAFMAQINTKVSADYVRSLENNSSDSSEVEKQDSSGNQKEKNIPKLLIVGGAILLACSLDRGLLTKAVIFGVARRFGRIGRRL